The Arachis hypogaea cultivar Tifrunner chromosome 19, arahy.Tifrunner.gnm2.J5K5, whole genome shotgun sequence genome has a window encoding:
- the LOC140182157 gene encoding uncharacterized protein, whose protein sequence is MSRSRHVKDIDKNTRYFHNLASARRRNNRIDVLLINGRLIRNQARIKIEIRDFYKKLYHQEKSPLVGFRDGLVEMIGGIGGATDSRGAVVLDFFLSSKLPADANLTWVALVPKFKGTKEIKYLRPISIVGCVYKVISKMLIKMRKKEAVIMKLNFQKAYDRVKWSFVDLVLQKMGFGRRWRNLVMECVSTSSMSVLINGSSSKPFKMERGLRQGDPRSPFLFVLVVDVLHRMLGEAVRNGHISLLLWVQRMSRVLGCKIASLPVKYLGIPLGANPSLPVYYLNLYKMPKAMAKKLIFLQRRFLWSKEDGRNGVTFSGGPWRDICQIQFKDQQVRQKMINGLAMEIGDGRGTRFWEDVWLRSGSLKDLFSRLFSVSNQTGSVIRDCGFWDGEDRVV, encoded by the exons ATGTCGCGTTCTAGACATGTGAAGGACATTGATAAGAACACAAGGTACTTCCACAACTTAGCTTCTGCGAGAAGGAGAAACAACAGAATTGATGTGCTACTCATTAATGGTAGGTTGATAAGGAACCAAGCGAGGATTAAGATTGAGATTAGAGACTTCTACAAGAAGTTGTATCATCAGGAAAAGTCTCCTTTGGTGGGGTTTAGGGACGGTTTGGTGGAAATGATTGGTGGCATTGGAGGTGCAACCGACTCCAGAGGAG CGGTGGTGTTGGATTTCTTCCTGTCTTCTAAGCTACCGGCGGATGCGAATCTCACTTGGGTGGCGTTGGTCCCTAAGTTTAAGGGGACAAAGGAAATCAAATATTTGAGACCGATCAGTATAGTAGGCTGTGTCTATAAAGTCATTTCGAAAATGCTG ATTaaaatgaggaagaaggaagCGGTGATAATGAAATTGAATTTCCAGAAAGCATATGATAGAGTCAAGTGGAGTTTTGTAGACCTTGTATTGCAAAAGATGGGCTTTGGACGGAGATGGAGGAATTTGGTTATGGAGTGTGTAAGTACAAGTTCAATGTCAGTGCTGATAAACGGATCGTCATCTAAGCCTTTTAAGATGGAAAGGGGTTTGCGACAGGGTGATCCTCGATCTCCATTTCTATTTGTACTTGTCGTTGACGTGCTACATAGGATGCTTGGGGAAGCAGTGAGAAATGGGCATATCTCGCTGCTACTG TGGGTGCAGCGTATGTCTAGAGTGCTGGGTTGTAAGATTGCCTCTTTGCCGGTGAAATACTTGGGGATCCCGCTAGGAGCAAACCCGAG CCTCCCTGTTTATTATTTGAACTTGTATAAAATGCCAAAGGCTATGGCAAAGAAATTGATTTTCCTACAGAGAAGGTTTCTTTGGAGCAAGGAGGATGGAAGAAATG GTGTTACTTTCTCAGGGGGACCATGGAGGGATATCTGCCAAATACAGTTCAAAGATCAACAAGTAAGACAGAAGATGATTAATGGGTTGGCTATGGAGATTGGTGATGGGAGAGGAACTCGGTTCTGGGAGGATGTATGGTTGCGTAGTGGGTCCCTGAAAGACTTATTTTCGAGGCTGttctcagtttcaaaccaaacagGATCTGTTATAAGGGATTGTGGGTTCTGGGACGG AGAGGATAGAGTtgtgtga
- the LOC112777981 gene encoding protein FAR1-RELATED SEQUENCE 5-like, translated as MGSVNDGTQRKREPKAETRCGCEAEMRVHVHSESGRWIISHFQDVHNHELLDDRLTFMLPGHRKMDAAALEQMNMMLRVGIKTPQIYSSFVQTSGKFQNLPFLKRDMYNQIGKQQRLIGGDAMACLKFLESTVQANIGMFVRYLADKKGRLVHLFWSDNCSQLDYGLFGDVVAFDATYRKNKYMCPLVMFSGVNHHNQTIVFAAALVANENEQTYTWLLQQFLDALKGKAPGCVITDGHGAMKKAIKVVFPGAYHHLCAWHLLRNATSNLSNPRFTSEFKKCMMFDYDVWEFEDHWHYMVDALGLSDNQWVSDLYSRRRMWAIAQIRDNFFGGFRTTSRCEGLHSMLGKFVQSCHNLRDFFEQFMRCISQMRSREAHSDLLSVVREPVLQSPFLDLERSAAKKLTRAIFFNFRPMLFRACTLKVRTHTWSQTSDTFTLSRSANARRE; from the coding sequence ATGGGGTCCGTTAACGACGGCACACAACGAAAACGTGAGCCGAAGGCGGAGACCAGATGCGGCTGTGAGGCAGAGATGCGCGTCCACGTGCACTCCGAAAGTGGTAGATGGATAATATCACACTTTCAGGACGTTCACAACCACGAGTTGCTGGATGATAGACTGACTTTCATGCTACCGGGCCATAGGAAAATGGATGCAGCCGCCTTAGAACAAATGAACATGATGCTTAGAGTTGGGATTAAAACGCCACAGATTTATTCATCTTTTGTGCAAACTTCCGGGAAATTCCAAAACCTTCCGTTTCTAAAGAGGGATATGTATAACCAGATAGGGAAGCAACAGAGGCTCATTGGCGGGGACGCGATGGCTTGCCTTAAGTTCCTAGAATCAACGGTGCAGGCCAATATTGGAATGTTTGTGCGTTATTTGGCGGACAAAAAGGGTCGTTTGGTGCACCTATTTTGGTCGGATAATTGCAGTCAGCTGGATTATGGTTTGTTTGGGGATGTCGTCGCATTTGATGCGACATATCGGAAGAATAAGTATATGTGTCCACTGGTTATGTTTTCTGGAGTGAATCACCATAACCAAACAATTGTGTTTGCGGCTGCGCTAGTTGCAAATGAGAATGAGCAGACTTACACCTGGTTGTTGCAACAGTTCCTGGACGCCCTGAAGGGTAAAGCACCTGGGTGTGTGATAACAGATGGTCATGGAGCGATGAAAAAGGCAATCAAAGTGGTGTTTCCTGGGGCCTATCACCATTTGTGTGCATGGCATCTGCTGAGAAATGCCACTTCTAACCTAAGCAACCCCAGATTTACTTCTGAATTTAAGAAATGCATGATGTTCGATTATGACGTGTGGGAGTTTGAAGATCATTGGCATTATATGGTGGATGCGCTTGGTCTGTCAGATAATCAATGGGTTTCTGACCTTTACTCTAGGAGAAGGATGTGGGCAATTGCACAAATAAGGGACAACTTCTTTGGGGGTTTTCGTACAACGTCAAGGTGTGAAGGATTGCACTCAATGCTGGGTAAATTTGTCCAGTCTTGCCATAACTTGAGAGACTTTTTTGAGCAATTTATGCGTTGCATATCCCAAATGAGGTCCAGGGAAGCACACTCTGATCTGTTATCCGTGGTTAGGGAACCAGTGCTACAGAGTCCATTTCTTGATTTGGAGAGGTCAGCTGCAAAGAAGCTCACAAGGGCAATTTTCTTCAACTTCAGGCCCATGCTTTTCCGCGCTTGCACACTGAAGGTACGAACACACACATGGAGCCAGACTTCTGATACATTCACTTTGTCTAGGTCAGCTAATGCGCGTAGGGAGTGA